One region of Exiguobacterium acetylicum genomic DNA includes:
- a CDS encoding PTS sugar transporter subunit IIC, translating into MNRLETVFEKVTPAFARFANAKPVLAIKDGFILTMPMTIIGSLFLLILALPIPGWEKFMTGLFGADWTLPLTQVVGATFDILALIGVFGIAYSYVKNEKIEGVPAGILGIIAFLIITQSSVLSKSGEVVTGVVPKVWTGGQGVLASIVVGLVVGFIYSQFIKRGIRIKMPDGVPPGVSNSFSALIPGLAIITLSVVTFAVFQAFADRTFTEVVYDVLQAPIQNLTDTLAGAVLIMILMSVMWWCGIHGAAIIMGIMGPLLTANALQNQAIIDSGKELVVGDNAKIVTIQFLDVFTKLGGTGITVGFIIATLIVARSAHLKQLGKLSLAPSLFNINEPVIFGMPIVFNPIMFVPFVIVPAIASFMVYFSILWGWVEPFNALQVPWTTPPVISGFLISGWQGALLQLATIAMSVAIYLPFVRMQDQLSYGEELKAQEEHASA; encoded by the coding sequence ATGAACCGATTAGAAACCGTATTTGAAAAAGTCACTCCTGCCTTCGCACGATTCGCGAACGCCAAGCCTGTCCTTGCGATCAAGGACGGCTTCATCTTAACGATGCCGATGACGATCATCGGCTCGTTATTCCTACTGATTCTCGCGTTACCAATCCCAGGCTGGGAGAAGTTCATGACGGGCCTATTCGGTGCCGACTGGACATTACCGCTGACACAGGTCGTCGGTGCAACGTTTGATATCCTCGCATTGATCGGTGTTTTCGGTATTGCCTACTCCTATGTAAAAAACGAGAAGATCGAAGGGGTTCCAGCCGGGATTCTCGGAATCATCGCCTTCTTGATCATCACACAATCATCCGTTCTGTCGAAGTCAGGGGAAGTCGTCACGGGTGTCGTACCGAAAGTATGGACGGGCGGACAAGGGGTCCTTGCCTCGATCGTCGTCGGACTCGTCGTCGGTTTCATCTACTCGCAGTTCATCAAGCGCGGTATTCGGATCAAAATGCCAGACGGTGTACCACCGGGTGTTTCGAACTCGTTCTCGGCCCTCATTCCGGGACTTGCGATCATCACGTTGTCTGTCGTCACGTTTGCTGTCTTCCAAGCGTTCGCTGACCGGACGTTCACGGAAGTTGTCTACGACGTCTTGCAAGCACCGATTCAGAACTTGACGGATACGCTCGCAGGAGCAGTCCTGATCATGATCTTGATGTCTGTCATGTGGTGGTGCGGGATTCATGGCGCAGCAATCATCATGGGAATCATGGGACCATTGCTGACAGCGAACGCTTTACAAAACCAAGCGATCATCGACTCCGGGAAAGAACTTGTCGTCGGTGACAACGCGAAGATCGTTACGATTCAGTTCCTCGATGTCTTTACGAAGCTCGGTGGAACAGGGATTACGGTCGGCTTCATCATCGCGACGTTGATCGTTGCCCGCTCGGCTCACTTGAAGCAGCTCGGGAAGCTATCACTTGCGCCAAGTTTGTTCAACATCAACGAACCGGTCATCTTCGGGATGCCGATCGTCTTCAACCCGATCATGTTCGTTCCGTTCGTCATCGTACCAGCGATTGCATCCTTCATGGTCTACTTCTCGATCCTCTGGGGTTGGGTCGAGCCATTTAATGCGCTTCAAGTACCATGGACGACACCACCCGTCATCTCTGGCTTCTTGATCAGCGGCTGGCAGGGTGCCTTGCTCCAGTTGGCGACGATTGCGATGTCGGTCGCGATCTATCTACCGTTCGTCCGCATGCAGGATCAGCTGTCTTACGGCGAAGAACTAAAAGCACAAGAAGAACATGCTTCGGCATGA